The following are from one region of the Magallana gigas chromosome 4, xbMagGiga1.1, whole genome shotgun sequence genome:
- the LOC105320493 gene encoding monoacylglycerol lipase abhd6-A isoform X1, producing MAFQMITVHAIFYPLLVFLTSITATSLYLFLKKPNLIVQYYLRVTVLWSGMKIKYVNVNGRNVCYGERGQKQKGKSSMILLHGFSADKSMWAPLVRNLPRNIHVIALDLPGNGESEPPEEGTDLSFKGLVHSVHQIIETLGMSDDPLHIVGLSMGGAIAGLYAAEYPQVVDRVTMMCPAMRTPEQTTVAKEIQRAVESGDEDTILRDCPLFPQNPDEMQYLLDFAQFHKSSFIPKQILQGAVDMRRQYHGFYLKLLKGLSAEENATLLERTAPQITVPSHIVWGQEDQVVHVSGAKILTDKLPNCKRVDIIPRCGHAINLDRPGSKTKALLSFRGEYSKKGNR from the exons atggCTTTTCAGATGATTACCGTTCACGCCATATTTTATCCTCTCCTGGTTTTCTTGACCTCCATCACAGCAACATCCCTCTATCTTTTTTTGAAGAAGCCAAATCTAATCGTGCAATATTATCTAAG GGTAACTGTCCTGTGGAGTGGaatgaaaataaagtatgtAAATGTGAATGGAAGGAATGTTTGTTACGGGGAAAGAGGACAAAAACAGAAAGGCAAATCTAGCATGATACTTCTTCATGGATTCTCGGCTGACAAATCAATGTGGGCTCCCCTAGTCAGA aaTCTACCCCGGAATATCCATGTAATTGCCTTGGATCTACCAGGTAATGGAGAAAGTGAACCACCAGAGGAGGGAACAGACTTGTCATTTAAGGGTCTGGTCCACAGTGTTCATCAG aTAATTGAGACGCTAGGAATGTCAGATGACCCGTTACATATTGTGGGTCTGTCCATGGGAGGGGCAATAGCTGGGCTGTATGCTGCGGAATATCCCCAGGTAGTGGACCGTGTTACCATGATGTGTCCAGCAA TGAGAACACCTGAACAGACAACTGTTGCCAAAGAGATACAGAGAGCCGTGGAGTCTGGAGATGAGGACACCATTCTTCGTGACTGTCCTTTGTTTCCTCAGAACCCAGACGAGATGCAGTACTTGTTAGATTTTGCCCAGTTTCACAAGAGCAGTTTCATTCCCAAACAG ATACTTCAAGGGGCTGTTGATATGAGGAGACAGTACCATGggttttatttgaaat TATTAAAAGGCTTGTCGGCAGAAGAAAATGCAACACTATTGGAAAGGACAGCCCCTCAAATAACAGTACCCTCCCACATTGTCTGGGGTCAGGAGGATCAG gttgtacatgtatctggagCAAAGATTCTTACTGACAAACTGCCAAACTGCAAAAGAGTGGACATTATTCCCCGCTGTGGTCACGCCATTAATCTTGACAGGCCAGGCTCCAAGACTAAGGCGCTGTTGAGTTTCAGAGGAGAGTACTCCAAGAAAGGAAATCGATAG
- the LOC105320493 gene encoding monoacylglycerol lipase abhd6-B isoform X2, translating to MITVHAIFYPLLVFLTSITATSLYLFLKKPNLIVQYYLRVTVLWSGMKIKYVNVNGRNVCYGERGQKQKGKSSMILLHGFSADKSMWAPLVRNLPRNIHVIALDLPGNGESEPPEEGTDLSFKGLVHSVHQIIETLGMSDDPLHIVGLSMGGAIAGLYAAEYPQVVDRVTMMCPAMRTPEQTTVAKEIQRAVESGDEDTILRDCPLFPQNPDEMQYLLDFAQFHKSSFIPKQILQGAVDMRRQYHGFYLKLLKGLSAEENATLLERTAPQITVPSHIVWGQEDQVVHVSGAKILTDKLPNCKRVDIIPRCGHAINLDRPGSKTKALLSFRGEYSKKGNR from the exons ATGATTACCGTTCACGCCATATTTTATCCTCTCCTGGTTTTCTTGACCTCCATCACAGCAACATCCCTCTATCTTTTTTTGAAGAAGCCAAATCTAATCGTGCAATATTATCTAAG GGTAACTGTCCTGTGGAGTGGaatgaaaataaagtatgtAAATGTGAATGGAAGGAATGTTTGTTACGGGGAAAGAGGACAAAAACAGAAAGGCAAATCTAGCATGATACTTCTTCATGGATTCTCGGCTGACAAATCAATGTGGGCTCCCCTAGTCAGA aaTCTACCCCGGAATATCCATGTAATTGCCTTGGATCTACCAGGTAATGGAGAAAGTGAACCACCAGAGGAGGGAACAGACTTGTCATTTAAGGGTCTGGTCCACAGTGTTCATCAG aTAATTGAGACGCTAGGAATGTCAGATGACCCGTTACATATTGTGGGTCTGTCCATGGGAGGGGCAATAGCTGGGCTGTATGCTGCGGAATATCCCCAGGTAGTGGACCGTGTTACCATGATGTGTCCAGCAA TGAGAACACCTGAACAGACAACTGTTGCCAAAGAGATACAGAGAGCCGTGGAGTCTGGAGATGAGGACACCATTCTTCGTGACTGTCCTTTGTTTCCTCAGAACCCAGACGAGATGCAGTACTTGTTAGATTTTGCCCAGTTTCACAAGAGCAGTTTCATTCCCAAACAG ATACTTCAAGGGGCTGTTGATATGAGGAGACAGTACCATGggttttatttgaaat TATTAAAAGGCTTGTCGGCAGAAGAAAATGCAACACTATTGGAAAGGACAGCCCCTCAAATAACAGTACCCTCCCACATTGTCTGGGGTCAGGAGGATCAG gttgtacatgtatctggagCAAAGATTCTTACTGACAAACTGCCAAACTGCAAAAGAGTGGACATTATTCCCCGCTGTGGTCACGCCATTAATCTTGACAGGCCAGGCTCCAAGACTAAGGCGCTGTTGAGTTTCAGAGGAGAGTACTCCAAGAAAGGAAATCGATAG